The following are from one region of the Halarcobacter sp. genome:
- a CDS encoding antibiotic biosynthesis monooxygenase codes for MSKVTLKGYILVPESELELVQNELVNHRRLTLEEEGCNMFSVIQSSENFLRFDVYEEFADKASFEQHQKRVKNSHWGKVTVNVERHYEIFE; via the coding sequence ATGTCAAAAGTAACATTGAAAGGCTATATTTTAGTTCCTGAATCAGAACTTGAATTAGTACAAAATGAGTTAGTAAACCATAGACGTCTTACTCTCGAAGAAGAAGGTTGTAATATGTTTAGTGTCATTCAAAGTTCGGAAAATTTTCTTCGTTTTGATGTTTATGAAGAATTTGCAGATAAAGCCTCTTTTGAGCAACATCAAAAAAGGGTTAAAAATTCTCATTGGGGTAAGGTAACAGTTAATGTTGAGCGTCACTATGAAATCTTTGAGTGA
- a CDS encoding restriction endonuclease PLD domain-containing protein produces MALTKVAVFLRKDWKVNRFRNVIISTFNSSDISEMILCSGFFQENKYFIASNDFKGVCLHNQKTLKLVGVYDYKWRTAYYDFHDNVIKNNCSSCLNVQKYRIPGMRWHAKIMIGKKKDAPVIATIGSSNITGRAFGLSKNYNYESDVVFWDDSIDSINQVITRSIEGNIQNSDEVFISNYDEDDWRNGRQSLDEKIVQLEKDIFDVAKLAE; encoded by the coding sequence ATGGCATTAACTAAGGTTGCAGTTTTTCTTCGCAAAGATTGGAAAGTGAATCGTTTTAGAAATGTAATCATTTCAACGTTTAATTCTTCTGATATATCAGAAATGATTTTATGTTCAGGATTTTTTCAAGAGAACAAATACTTTATTGCTAGTAATGATTTTAAAGGTGTTTGCTTACACAATCAAAAAACTCTTAAGCTAGTGGGAGTTTATGACTATAAATGGAGAACTGCATATTATGATTTTCATGATAATGTGATAAAAAACAATTGTTCCTCTTGTTTAAATGTTCAAAAATATAGAATACCAGGTATGCGTTGGCATGCAAAAATCATGATAGGCAAGAAAAAAGATGCACCTGTTATTGCAACAATTGGAAGTAGTAATATAACTGGTCGAGCATTTGGACTTAGCAAAAACTATAACTACGAAAGTGATGTGGTATTTTGGGATGATTCAATTGATAGTATTAACCAAGTAATTACTCGTTCAATTGAAGGAAATATTCAGAATTCGGATGAAGTTTTCATCTCAAATTATGATGAAGATGATTGGAGAAATGGTAGACAATCTTTAGATGAAAAAATTGTACAATTAGAAAAAGATATTTTTGATGTTGCTAAGCTTGCTGAGTAA